Below is a genomic region from Candidatus Krumholzibacteriia bacterium.
CTCCTTCTCTGCCCTGGCTTCCCTTGTTTTCAATGAAGCTCCCCAGAGTGAGGAAGTACTGGATCACTTCGAGAAGAAGTGGAAGAAGGATGCACTGGTTATGGACAAGTGGTTTTCCCTGCAGGCCATGGTCTCCCGTTCCGACACCCTGGCTTCTGTGAAGAAACTCACCGGGCACGAGGATTTCGATCTTCGGAATCCGAACCGGGTGCGCGCCCTTTTGAATTCCTTTGCCTTCAACAACCCGCTCTGCTTCCATAGTGAGGACGGGGGCGGCTACGAGTTCATCGCGGACAGGATTATCGAACTGAATGCCCTGAACCCCCAGGTCGCTGCTCGTCTGTCTGCAACCTTCAACCGTTGGAAGCGTTTCGATTCCGACAGGCAGGGCAAGATGCGCCAGCAGATGGAGAGGATCCTCGCCACGGACAAGCTTTCCAGTAATGTCTACGAGATCATCTCCAAGGCTCTGGACCTCGATCGCGCCGTCTCGGTCTAGACTTCCGAGATGCGCTCAAGCAGGGCGCGACAGGGAACTGCGATCTCCCCGGGAGGCAGCTTTTCACCGGGCCGCCAGAAGTGAAGGGAATCGTACTCGAAGCGATCCCGGGCCCTTGCTGCACGCTCAAGAAGTGACTGAAAGTCGAGACTTGTGTGAAAACGATAGAGAAGCTCCGGCTTCCCGTTTTCCAGATTCTCGATCAGCGCAAGCAATTCTCCGCCGAAGAGATCCTCCAGTCCCAGTTCCTCCCGAAGCTCCGCCTTCATGGCAGTTTCCGGACAGGGGATGCCCCCTTGCCGATGAAGATCCGGATCCAGGTGTCCGCCGGGCACATGCAGGAGGCCTGCCCCTTCCGCGACCTGCTGACTGCGACGCTGAAGGAGGAGCTTCCCTTCGGAGTCAATAAGAGCCACACAGAGCGCCAGAGGGCGGCTGGGCGTCCCCCTTCCGAAGCGCTCCTCTATTTCCTGCTGCCTTCCGCTACTGTGCATCCAGAGTTTGTAGGAGCTGCGACCGAGCTTGAGGGATAGTGTCCCCTTGTCGGATGAATGGGACAGAAGGTGTGAAAGGGCTCCGTCGAAGAGAACTTGTCCGCCTCCCTGGAGGCTTTCCCAATGGGCCGACGCTTCCCGGAGAAGTTCCGG
It encodes:
- a CDS encoding NUDIX hydrolase encodes the protein MRAKPWTCLWKGRMPSGSLGIHYEEESRELPPELLREASAHWESLQGGGQVLFDGALSHLLSHSSDKGTLSLKLGRSSYKLWMHSSGRQQEIEERFGRGTPSRPLALCVALIDSEGKLLLQRRSQQVAEGAGLLHVPGGHLDPDLHRQGGIPCPETAMKAELREELGLEDLFGGELLALIENLENGKPELLYRFHTSLDFQSLLERAARARDRFEYDSLHFWRPGEKLPPGEIAVPCRALLERISEV